The nucleotide window TTGCCTGCGTAGACCGAAAATATTAAAGCGGTTTCTGTTTCAAAACCCCTACTTTGTACTGACATTAGATAATTTTACATTGGATACGACtcgttttcatttcatttaaatttttgtttatttgtccATTCGATAACTATAAATAGAGTTTAAGAACAACATTCTCAGCTTTTATCTTTGaatcaatttcgttttaaaatgtattttgtcgAGGTAAGGGCATGCAATTTTGAACTTTGGAAgtaaacaacaattttgctATACACGTATATTGCCCAAAAAAGCACATCACATTATAAACATACACAGCAAAACATTATCCATGTTATCCATTCATAACACCCAGCTGTTTCTGATATCGCATAGCATTAAATCACTTTTTGAAAAGTGCagcaatttgaatttaaaaatgtcggATTAGCTCATTCGTCATTGTTGCTTTATTCGATGATTAATAGGTCTGTGCAACAGATTCAAATTCCTACCAGCCTTTTAGCATCCGTTaggaaatagtattttacatgctacatgcggcgaaaaccgtacttttcatgtttcaagcacttctttcgatgccctcagcatgtaaaatccattacataactcgggataaaaatgaaaaatcttgttttcgtgtgtttactGACCTCGACTTCGcatcggatcaacaaaattcacgcgaaaactctacttttcatctttttatccctagttatgtaaaataatattacttgactagggataaaaagatgaaaagtagagttttcgtgtgaattttgttgatccgaggcgaagccgaggtcaatgaacacactaaaacgagacttttcatttttatcccgcgttatgtaatggattgtacatgctgagggcgtcgaaagatgTCGAAAattacggttttcgacgcatgtagcaagAAAATTACTATTACAAGCGGACACTATTAGATTTTCGGCCTCCTAATTGTGTAAACTATTTATATGCAGCTGCTAGAGAGCTGTCTTTCTCTTTACTTTATTAATGTATTACCTACATAGGGCGGGAAAGCTAAGAAtggtgaaaatggaaattttgcgcaatGTGTATGAATATGTTCAAACCGATGCGAGGTTGAGGTTGAAAACAATATTCTACTTTAGGCACAAGTTCagaacaagattttatgtacagaAGTGGGATCACCGTTTGGACAAACTTCACTTCACTTGATCGCATTACTGTACATACATataatggttatttatgacatgacaccgagtgcaaagtactttattagactctagatgtgtaattatgacatgAGGCCGCACCGAGATTTAAGTAacaagtttgcaaattttgcacattatgatgctgatgttaaatcatttatcaccgagttgcatacaacgtttttctcaaaaaagccAACGAAAATTTAGTTGAGTAAAATAGGTATTTAAAAACTGTAGCTAAGAAATTAAACGCACTCAATAATTCAGTGTTGATCGTCTGGGTCAACTTGTTAATGTACGGTGAATTCTCCTGTCAAAATTGCAATGTTTTGGTGCAAGTATGTTTTGTGTGTGCTATACAAAAAACAGTCAAAGAAGTGTGGTAAAATAAAGGATTAAAATACACGGACTCTCTGCCTTAATAATGGGTATCAATCTGTTGAATGTGCGATACTTGGAATATCACTTATTAATGTCAGTGTTTCGTGACAGTTGTCAGTAGCTGGCTACAATGACATCGAATCAGAAAGCGATAATTGAATggtaattcaaattttatgcaCAGAACcaagttaaaaataaatcctTCTAGAAAGACTGTGACATTGTGTAGTTATCGACGTTTGGGTTTTACCGGTGTTTTCCCGATTCGAAGAAcaaaatcgataattattcGTATACAAACAAAAGCACCATTTACACATGCATCAGGGACGAAAGTGatgcaattttgaaatttttcccGTGATTTCGTCCCTTTGTAAAGTTGTAAACGTATCGGGTTCGGGACGGTTGATATTAGGCACTTTCTCATATAGCCGTTAATAAGTTCGGGCTACAACATGCGAAATTGACTAAAATCAATCGTTCCAAACAGAtccgtaaataactattgtgatATGTCAACACAATCCTAGCGCAGGTACCATAAGTTACCTAAAACGCAATTTTCACCACGCACCCCATTTCGGTGCTGTaacttcaaataaataaaaattgttggcTCGTACACCTAATTATCTAACTAAACATAAGCTTGTGTTGTTGATATTGACTATGTCAGATAATTTCATTATCATCGCACTGCGCACTTCTTTTTTTCGCATTTCGTAATGACTCGAGTGTAAGAAAGTCATCAACTAACATCCAATTTTTTGCTtgttaacaaaacaaatttcgacCAAGAGATTACGGAAACGAAACTATGAAATCAGTGACAGTATCCCGATCGTCTCTGGAAAAATTCTCCGCATCGAATGGGCAAAGTGTGTCCATGAAATTCAGAATCGAGGGGGATTCACTGTTCGAAGATGGGAAACTGTTCGAAGCGCTCGAGTGTTACAATAAAAGTTTATCTTGGGCGGAATTAAATTCTCGTGACAGTTCATTAGCGTACGAACGCCGAAGTGCTGTGTATTTTCGAGTGAAGGAATACGAATTGTGTTTAGATAACGTCCAATCAGCTCTTAGTTGTTGTGAAGACAATGCTAGGACAGAAAGTCTCGGTGAACGTAAAAAAATGTGCGAAGAGTTGATGGGATATGACCAGCGTAACATCGACGCTGATCCGTCCAGCTTTTTCAAACTCTCATATCAAGCAaacgataaaatttcatttatcgtTGATTGCCTTGAATTGCATGAGAGCAAAGATTTTGGTCGATTTATTATCACGAACCAAGGTCAAAATTGGCTGTCCATTGCCATTATGTTTCGAATTACTTTACTTCGTTGATTCCTCTTGTTCACATTATACTATTTGCTCCGTCCACAGACTTACAGCCGGGCGATATTATTGCTATCGAGGAACCGTTTTTCAGGACAGTGACCATCGAAGCAGCTCACACACGATGtacaaattgtttgaaatcgaacaaaatgaatttgattccTAGCACGGCCAGCCAAACAggtaaatttttcttctccGAATTTATTCTCTGAATTTCTGTCGTTTTATCGAATAAAACGCCTAGTGTTCAAGTAGATTGCCTATCGGGCAAGCTCTGCAGTTTTCTGCAGCTTTCTGAAAGTTTTTATCAgaacaacaaataaatttcctttaaaCGGCAACCACAACCACCAAAGCCGAACAATTCTTTCTCTGAAGAAAGCCAAAGAACAATAACATGATTCGAGTCATCAATCTCAAGTCTTGATATATGTAGTTAGCAGAAAATTCGAGCTCTCAAGTCTTGATATATACCACCTTACACGACCTCAAGTCCTGACACATCAAGAACTAGGAGTGGTAGTTTTGATATATCAGGTATCGAAAACGTTGAAGACTTCAATGTCTATCAAAATTCAGGCtcaggtcaaattcgggtCGAACCATTACAGATTCAGATCAAGTTCAGGTCTCGGTCATGGATCTGAATTGAAACAGATTAAACCGagcctgttccgagccttaatcACATTGATTTCAGAATCTTTTGCGAAGTTCCACATGTTTGTGCAAAAGCAGATTAATCAGAtcaaattagttttaacatcTATATGAGACACGGCATTAGTCAGTCGGTAACAGGGATCACCGTTCGTAAAAGGTTAATGAACGTTAGTCAATGCTCATTGTCGTGCTTTAACATTATGTATATGGATAACTGTCCATTATCAAGCTGCCTTATCTCCGGACTGACTACCAGGGGACACACTGGACAATGTatgcaaaaaagtttcgaacagcccgaaaaattgaaaatttcctaCAAAAACTACAAAAGCTCAGTATGGCCAGTCTAGGTCTGCCTTAAATCCTTTCGCGAAAATCTCTTATTTCGTCCTAATAAAAACTGCGTGTAGCCTATAAACCATCCACtaacaaatttcttttaatttcttAGCAATGTTCTGCTCTAAGGAGTGCATTGAAGTAGCAACAAATAACTTCTTCCGTGCTGAAAATATGCTTAAGATGCACGATATCAAGCAAAGAATGCTTTTTGAGGCATTAGCCATTTGTGGTGGCAGTTTCGATAAACTGAATCAACTGATGGACGCAACCGATTTCAGACAATCGACTGTTTTCGATTTTGACCTAAAAAATCCACAACATCCGCTTTACAAATACAATTTGCTCATGTCAATTATGTCACTTTCCCAGATTGCGACGGTTTCGGATGAAGTGGTTTCGTACCTGTCGCGTCATCCCATTTTGAATTCCATAGAAGACGGACATGATAAGGAAATTGCACAACGATTCCTGTTGCGTTGCTATCGCATATTAACCGTTAATTCATTTGGCATTGAGTGGGTGGTACCGGCCCGGCCGCGCGATTTTACCAAGGACACAATTGTCACAAAACTGGCTGGCGATGCACTGTGTCTGTTCGGATCGTTGATAAACCATTCATGTACACCGAATGTAGACCGGATATTTGTTGGCAATAAATTCGTGTTCTTCGTACGGCGACCGATTCAGAGCGGACAACAATTGTTTGTCAGTTACGGGTAAAGTTGTTTTTAATGCATTTAAGTTACACTCGAAGCGGTACAACACTGTCGAGTGTATCTTATTGTTTTTTCCTTGCCACAGTTtcattttcactttcatttGGTTTCCTCTCAATTTCGGTTCGAAAGGGCTCTCTTCCTGGATATACCACGGGAAATACGCCAACAGAACTTGAAGGATGAGTATGGTTTCGTATGCTGTTGTGAGGCTTGTGCCGGAGACTATCCCACTGCTGCCATTTATCCCTGGACTGGCATTCCGTTAGTGGTGAAAGAATCGTCGGAAGTGAGCGAATGGAAGGAGGAATTTACCAGaaactgtttgaaaatcgtgaaaaaGCAACATGTCTACTCGCATTCGGAGCTGTGTTTGATAATGATGAGAAATGTGTACCTGTTAGTAGCCATTGCTAAGACTGAACCGttcatattttgatttttgtttgttaataaATCTTAACCAAATACGAAGCACGTTGTACACATTTAATATTGGAGAACATTACCATTACTACTGCAGAAGCAGTGAAATTTGATTGCATTATAATTGCTTCAACATTGCATTTAAAACGGGCCCTTCTAGATCAATAATAGTGACGAGTAtgcaaatttgcaaactttagatgcttctgtggcataaaacgttgtatgcaactcaatgcaaagtactttattaggctctagatgtgtaattatgacacgaggacGTGTGTcgtaatacacatcgtgagtcTAATTAAGTACTTTACActgagattcatacaacgtccGTAACGCTTGTTCCCTTGAGAAGTTGAGTAATAATTCCTACCgggattttcaaaattttgacgaatgaACTTGAATTCATCACATTGTAGTAGGTGTTTATTTTAAGAATAATTTCTTCCCTGTTACGTCGTTGCGTGATATAAGAAAAGTGGAAGTTTACAGCTTCGTC belongs to Bradysia coprophila strain Holo2 chromosome X unlocalized genomic scaffold, BU_Bcop_v1 contig_35, whole genome shotgun sequence and includes:
- the LOC119069530 gene encoding histone-lysine N-methyltransferase SMYD3-like isoform X1 — its product is MKSVTVSRSSLEKFSASNGQSVSMKFRIEGDSLFEDGKLFEALECYNKSLSWAELNSRDSSLAYERRSAVYFRVKEYELCLDNVQSALSCCEDNARTESLGERKKMCEELMGYDQRNIDADPSSFFKLSYQANDKISFIVDCLELHESKDFGRFIITNQDLQPGDIIAIEEPFFRTVTIEAAHTRCTNCLKSNKMNLIPSTASQTAMFCSKECIEVATNNFFRAENMLKMHDIKQRMLFEALAICGGSFDKLNQLMDATDFRQSTVFDFDLKNPQHPLYKYNLLMSIMSLSQIATVSDEVVSYLSRHPILNSIEDGHDKEIAQRFLLRCYRILTVNSFGIEWVVPARPRDFTKDTIVTKLAGDALCLFGSLINHSCTPNVDRIFVGNKFVFFVRRPIQSGQQLFVSYGALFLDIPREIRQQNLKDEYGFVCCCEACAGDYPTAAIYPWTGIPLVVKESSEVSEWKEEFTRNCLKIVKKQHVYSHSELCLIMMRNVYLLVAIAKTEPFIF
- the LOC119069530 gene encoding uncharacterized protein LOC119069530 isoform X2, producing MNLIPSTASQTAMFCSKECIEVATNNFFRAENMLKMHDIKQRMLFEALAICGGSFDKLNQLMDATDFRQSTVFDFDLKNPQHPLYKYNLLMSIMSLSQIATVSDEVVSYLSRHPILNSIEDGHDKEIAQRFLLRCYRILTVNSFGIEWVVPARPRDFTKDTIVTKLAGDALCLFGSLINHSCTPNVDRIFVGNKFVFFVRRPIQSGQQLFVSYGALFLDIPREIRQQNLKDEYGFVCCCEACAGDYPTAAIYPWTGIPLVVKESSEVSEWKEEFTRNCLKIVKKQHVYSHSELCLIMMRNVYLLVAIAKTEPFIF